The Juglans regia cultivar Chandler chromosome 16, Walnut 2.0, whole genome shotgun sequence nucleotide sequence GATGGACTAATAGCATCAGTACAACAAGGACCCTGAGTCCTGCAAGGAAGGGAATTCGGTATCTTtccattgagagagagagagagagagctcttaTGGAGAAACACAATTTAACAAGTGCAGAAGAAGTTCAGTACCCGAAATTGCAATTAGCCGTAGACAGACTTCAATATATATTTCGAGTGTGAAAAGGGTAACATCATCATGTGTTTCCAACCCAGACCACAACCCATCGATGGCTACGAATTATCGTTGAAAAGACATAATATTGACAGTCCTGATCCTTCTTTTGTTTCATTAACACTTTTATTTCAGCAACAGATTTGAGCCTATTTGTCCTGTATCTCTGAATCCCAAATACATTCAACAGGCTGATCAGAAAAACCTTATAGCAAAAGGCATACCTAAATTCTTGCCTAGAAATGCCCATCTTATACCTGTTGTTTGTGGTGTTCATCATAGCCCACGGAGAAGGCCAAGATGAGTGCCCTGAACTACGGTGTAGAGAAGATGGCCCACCCATCCGATTTCCTTTCAAAATTGAAGGCCGCCACCCACACCGCCGTGGCTCTCCTGGGTTTCATATATCCTGCACTCGCACAAACGATACGGTGCTCCAGTTGCCAACTTCCATTAAGCTTTTTGTCAAAAAGATTGACTACATATCTCAGGTAATTAAAGTATTTGACCCAGCTCGTTGCTTTCCAGCATCGCTTCGGGGACTCAATTTATCTTCCTCGCCTATCCAAATCAAAAGAGTTGACAACCGGTTTTTCCTTTATAACTATGCCTTATTCAAATGCTCcccaacaaaaggaaaaaagaaaggtcGGATCTCTTGTTTAAGTGGCCCTAGCCACCATGTTTTTGCCTTGTTGAGTTCTGAGCCCATCAGAGATTTGCCCTTGTTATCCTGTACAAAGATGTATAGTCTTGAAGACATTCCAGATTTTATAGTGGGCGGTCGTGGCGATATTCTTCACAAGAAGTGAGACAGTCCAGTGTGCAGACACTGTGAAGAGGAAGGCAATAATCGTGGATTGAAAAATAACAATAGCACTCAATCACAACTTCAGTGCTTCCCCAGACCAATTACTGAAAACAGCCAAAGGTATTATTATCTCCAATCCATGTTGCACCATTTGAGACTCAAATAATAGTCTTTTTTGTTCAATGATAAGTACTATAACGAGAAGCTAATAAGTAAAGTTCTAATCTTTTTACAGGACCACCGACTAAAGTTGGGGCTACAGGAAATAAGTTGTTCGTTGGCCTTTTGTACTTTCATGGTTGGGGCTACAGGTAACTGGTTGTTCGTTGGCCGTTTGTGTTAAGTTCTTGACCCAAGATTGTTTACGGCCTTTGCAGTTGCAGGTGCCATCTTTGCGTCATTTCTTTCGCTCGGAGCAATATTTGCACTCTACCGTGCCTATAGCAATGACAAAGTGAGAAAGAATACCGAATGaggattgaaaattttttggagGATTACAGAAATTGCAAGCCCACAAGATATTCGTACGCTGAtattaaaagaattacaaaCCAGTTTAGTGAGAAGTTAGGCCAAGGAGCCTTTGGAATAGTATTCAAAGGAAAGCTTTCCGATGAAATCTATGTTGCGGTGAAGATCTTGAATACTACTTCCAATGGAAATGGGGAAGAGTTCATAAATGAAGTGGGAACAATGGGTACAATCCACCATGTTAATCTGGTGCGCTTGGTTGGCTTCTGTGCCGATGGATTTAGACGAGCTCTAGTTTATGAATTCTTGCCAAATGATTCTCTAGATAAGCATATATCTTCAGCAGACAACAAGAGCCGTTTCCTTGGTTGGGATAAGCTGCAAGATATTGTTATTGGCATTGCGAAAGGAATTGAATATCTTCACCAAGGATGTGACCAACGAATCCTTCATTTTGATATCAAACCGCAAAATATTCTACCAGATCATAACTTCAATCCAAAAATTTCTGACTTTGGTCTTGTTAAGTTGTGTTCTAAGGATCAGAGTGCAGTGTCCATGACCACCGCTAGAGGGACCATAGGTTACATTGCACCTGAAGTGTTCTCTAAGAACTATGGGAATGTGTCTTATAAAGCAGATGTTTACAGTTTCGGAATGCTGCTGCTTGAAATAGTCGGAGGGAGGAATAATGTTGACTTTACATTGGAAAAGACTggtcaaatttattttccagAATGGATCTATAATCTCGAGCAAAAAGAAGAGTTAAGAGTTTCTATTGAGGACGATGAGGAAGCTCAAATTGCAAAGAAACTTGCTATTGTGGGACTGTGGTGCATCCAATGGCACCCAATAGATCGGCCTTCCATGAAATTTGTTGTTCAAATGTTGGAAAGAGAAGGAAGTAAATTAACAATGCCTCCTAATCCCTTTGGTCCTACAAGTCTTGCAAGGGCCAATGTCGCAACTGTGCCTGTGAGAGGTCTAGATCAAGAATTAGAAATCATCCCAGAATCAGAATTATtataagcatgcatgcattatttgGGAGTATACTATACAGGATGATGATATGGGTGACAATCATGTTGTACTCAGAAGACGATTAGCACTATTAATTACTAAATGTGCAGCCAATGCAGATGCCTCTACTTACTTGTATACTGAGTATTGACAATATCCTATTGATTGGTGTCGGTCCTGGTGTAGTTTTTTCTTCAATCAACTTTTAGCGTGTTGGACTTCTCAACTCTCAAGTACATCCATTCATATGCATATGGACATAGGCCTAGAGACAATCCTATATCCCTCCCTTtctgccttttcttttctcttcttttttaatttcttagaatgtcaataaaatgagaaaattgtaaAACATAAGATTTTTGTCTTCAAAACCAATATCATTGTTAAAAATAAGACGTACGAATTAGTTGCAGACTAGTTTGAAAGCTCACTGACTTTGAAAAGAAAGCATTTTGCAACTGATTACGTTCACGGAATTATAAATCTTACCATCGGCGACCCCTCTAGAATAAGCCAGCTCAGTTTCTATTCAACAAAGGAAAAGATGAAGAGATGtagaaatgaagaataaaaattttatgtatagttatttttgtgtatttttatgtatattattaatgtgattggttgtgtaattttttttaatataaaataattatttttatcaatcacATCAGTAGAATATATAAAGAATACGTAAAAGTTACTGCATATTGCAGAAATCATATCCACCTTACACAAATATACATTATCATTAATATAATCACCCACCAATGAAAATTATGTATCATGCTCACGTAATTAATTGGATATCAACAAGTATGAAAGGAATATTTAGCTGTATCATGAAACATCCACCGATATTAATGCAGGTAATGGTTGAGGAGGAGGGTTTCGACAAATGGGGCATGTAGCATTCAACTTAAGCCATTCATCAATACATGCAGCATGGAAGCAATGTTGGCATTTGGGTATGGGCTTTAGCGTCTCCTTGGGCCGGTACTCGGATAAGCATATCGGACACGTGTGGTCATCGGGCTTTGGCAGGCGCCGGCTCTCGCCGAGGACTATTTTTGGGTAGGACTCTATCGTTGGCCCATCAAGGCCTAGAACCAATGTGGATTGTGGAGCAACTGAGGGGTTCAATTCTGGGATTGGGTCGCGTCTCCTAACAAATGACTTGACCCTGCCACAAAGGAAACTTAGTAGCCCTAAGAAGCACAGGCTTGCTGGTACTCCTACACCTATGGTAATCGCATAGCGTGCCCCCCTTGGAAGTCCTGAGAATAATTAAGCAAATTCATCATCATCCCATCATCATGTCTTTaggatatttattatttcacaaATTAAACTGTTTTAggtcagataaaaaaaaaaaaaattgatgtacaAACAATTTAAACtccattaataataatgaaatagtttataaataataataaaatagtttgagaatATCTAAAACAATTATATTCCGACCAAACAAACCTTTAAACTCGTTAAAATCATTGTGAGCATTGTGTCTCAGCTTTATGAGACGCAATGCTTAACACTGACAGTAGATCTTCATTATCTATCTTAAGAGTACTGCCATTAACAAGTACTTAGTGAGTAAACATACCATTTTTTTACACAATATGcaagtttgtaaatagattttttgtttccCTAGTGAATCCCAACCTGATACCTCTAGCTAAAATCATTACTTAATATATCTAAATGAATTGGGTTTGTGAAATCACTATttgttctaaaaatttaaactagtGGGAAGAAGTAAATTCTGTTATTTGTTCTATATCATAACAATCTCCTTCACGTGTGGATCGGAGTACTCCTCAATGAATGGGCTTAATtcatgaaaaatttaattaaatgtaataaaatataaaatcaatgttCGAATTTAGGACATCTATAAAAACACCACTTATTCTAAAAGATTACTaatgaaaatagataaattttattatttattttatattttaaaagtcgAAGAAAATTTAATAGTAATGCTGCTGTCCAAACCAAAATTAGGTTTGAAGGTGAAGGCTGAATCATCCAGCCCCAGCATGAATGGGAATTCATGTACCTGTAAAGCCCATTGCTAATTAATTGATACAAAAACCTACTAATTTCCAAACTAGTTTGAGTGGGCTTGGCTTGATTAAAAAAGAACTCATAGAATTACAATTTTCAAGTGGGACCGATCTACCATAGGCCGGGGTATAAGCTTGGACccgagtaattctacatacaaccgtgaagtgcgtaaccgtcgcgtaatcgctttgaaaaagagtggggtccattattaaaaaattattttttttttcatgtaggtcccatgttttattcatttttttcaaagtgattacgcggcggttacgcaattcacggttatAAGTATCTTTTCTCGCTTGGACCTACCTAAGTGGCCAGTCGTGTGTTTTGTGACTTGGTCTTGATGCaacttatattaattagtacttCACTTGGCCAATGGCAGGAGACCAAGTCATGttggttgattataaaatataggctgctacttatctatatatatatatataatacaatcaTTATTACTGGCCAACGATCGAGATCAGTAATGGATCAGGAACAACGACTATTGTTAATAATTAGTACATTATCTGgtttttttactaaattattGATGggaataattaatttgattataattataaaaagatgatcatgattagtatggatataaaaataattatatatttgtattccatatatatatatatattaatattttgtagccaaccatgcatatatactGAAAGGTATGGTTGCAGTGTGATAAGAGTGCTGATCATGGCATCTCAAATGATAAAGGGTGGAGCAATTCAAATATCTGATTACTTCAAGACTTTGGAGTGTGAtcagttataataattaattcgtCGACACTTATCTTGAAGGTCGTTTCTAATCACAATCAAgcttaatttataataaaaccaaaattattgaccatatgataatattaaaattaatacaaaaaacttTAGCTCAAAGTCGATGATCATTAATATAGATAAGTCTAATTAATTGCCATCAAACACCAATATTATCTGATGATCACTCTTTCTTCActtgatcatcatcttcttttaaagCTAGCTAATGGGTAAGTAATGattaaagtattattaatttggatattaaaaactaattctGAAGATGTACcggctaattaattaaacaaaatcaatcactacaagaaatcaggttTTTTCCAGTGATTTTAAgatcgtcacaaaaaaaaatcgcTCAAATAATACTTATTTGCAGTGATTTCCAAGCCACCGCTGAATTCCAGCATGAAGTTGATTAAATCAATTAAGCTGAATATATCAAAGTCGTATATTTTCTAAGCTGGGAgaaataattaggtaattaattaattaatgaagttGGTTGCATCACTAGGGAATGAAGTTGGCAGGCCAGGAAGAAATTCCTCCTATACAGGATATTGATAAGTAATACCTTATGATCAAATCACCTGAtcaccatattatatatttatcttgcCTGCTAGCTAGTTTATCATGGCCTATTTGTAAAATGTATTGtaaaaatctatataatatagttatccGGGTGAATTTTTGGAGCAGAATTAAATGTTCAGCAGTTCGTATATCTATCTCTTTTCTACTCTAAATTACTCTTTGTATTTCAAATAATAGGCAAGATCATCTAgagatcatatcaaattatagaAACTTACGGCCACTTTGAGGAATGTGTGAACACACAATGTTATGGCTGGAGTTGCTCTTAAATCCGCACTGCCCACCTTGTGACTCACACTTTCCACATCCAGGTTCATCCCATGTTAGCCTCAGATCATCACTCAGGTCCGATGACAATATCTGCTCGTCAAATGGGGATTGAACTGGAACCGACACAGTTTTGAATAACTTGCACGTTGTTGATAAGATTTCAATAACTCTTGCAGAGGAGGTAGCAAAAACTGTGTAGTTAGAATCACTGAGACAAACAATCGGAGTTAATCGACTAACTCCCAAATCAAAACTCTCTGAGCAATTAAAGAACGTAAAATCTTGATAATTTACGCCCTTGAAAGGAGAACCAGCAGAGAGATTATGGAAAAGAATTAGTTTAGGGAGACAACTCTTTGGATCGTTGAGCCATATTTCCTGTTTGTGATACTCTATCCCTTCAACCATGAATTCTCCGGAATAAAGGCCAGGCAACTTCATAAGTGTTTGGCCTGCTTCGTTGCAGAACAAATCAAAACCTGGATAGCCACATGATTCCGGCTGCCGGCTTTTTATTCGAAACGGGAAGTGAATCTTCGGTTCGTTGCGTCGGCAAACGGATTTTAAGCATAACTCCTTGCTTGTTGCTAGGTATGgcatggagaagaagaagaggaggaagaagaagaagaaggaggtggtggtggtggtgacgACTTTGAGAATATGCATTACTTGGTGGAAGGTATTGGTCTTTGAGGGGTCATTAAGAAGTATTGCTCCTGCACTAactagtagctagctagcaatatatataaatacaattgttataatacttttttaatattctaaagtCTTGGACctcaaatttttaatagaaaatatatttgtaactgtaaattatgaaatttttatttaatcgttttgaaaaaattgaataaaatatgagacatatataaaaaaaaaaaataattttttaataatagtcctattattttttaaagcgattataCAACATTTACGTATTTCAAAgatgtatatagaattactcaatttttaatatatgaactCATAAGAGTGATCATAATTTGTAAATCAAagtcaaaccaaaaacaaaaaacaaaaggctATATGGGGGGGGGTGTTCCATTAATTGAGGTCAGGCTAGGTCATGCGCATTCAAACTGATCAAGAAGCTGAAATTAAGTGCATGCGTGTTATTGTCTTTGAAGAATTTAACTTTATCACTTCTGAAAATACCGATCGAGGTACGTGGCACATATGTCATACGACTAAGAAGtgtaaaatagttttataagtCCAAAATCCTAGGGAAATTATACGGCCACCGATCATACAATACTCCATCGATAAAGTTTACCAAttctgtcttctttttttttttttaaaaaaaaaacaaattgtgtttgtttatattttaatattgtattttttttaatatatatatatataaatgaaaaaaaattacactatcgGTACTCAATTTAACTGGTAACGTCTATTGGTGGTGGTCCTAGCATCACCCAAGAACTGAAAactagaaatatttaaaaatatataacaatgtTAGGGACAAGTCCCAAATGAAGCCTTGCGCAgatcttttgttaaaaagtagattccataaaaaaaattttgagtttttcatatttttatagatcagttttgctactcataatcatctcacacactacacttatttttatttttattttttcttgtattccttcattttgagtttttctactcGTCAATCTTATACTATATACTtgttaagagaaaataaaaataaaaaaataaaaatttaagtgtgatgtgtggtataaaaataatgaatagaatctttctttttcataataGGATCTACCTTTTTATAAAAGGTTTGTACGAGTTTTGTATGATTGTATATATCGAaatcatttaacaaaataaataaaaattaaagtaaaaccaaatatccaagaaaataaagtaaaaaaattaaaaattaaaacccaaaacacaaaacacaaaataatataaacaaaattaccATTATAAAGGCATCTGGCCCGGCCTAGTAACTAAGTTCGTATATAGGTTGAGAcatctttatattttcatatatatattttttcttgtttatctTTTCGTATACGTTTTTTTAGAAGTGTAATTatatagaatttaattttttcaaattttaaaataataataatattaaaaaataatattctaataatattttattcaactttcatatcatctcaactcactattcaaacggcACCTTAATGTTTTGgtgatttgatttttcaattttgtgtGTTTTGATTAGTATTTACTCTATACTTCTTCaacttgattttgttttaaaaaaattatttgataatgttttaagttatttagagcttttatctttatatttgtATTCTTTTTAGCCATGCGGTATGCCGATTTTCCAGTATTGATGTACAGTACACGACCAGACATGTTAGAATTTTCGTTTATATATTAGTGAAGTCAAGAAGTACTCTACTTGTTCATAATGCTCCATCAAATACCATGTCTTGTCCACTGGGAATTGTTGAGGTCAAAACGTAGATACAACGTTAACGAATTTAAGGTAACAAGCAGATCATGGCTTGAGTCACTGACCTTTCGTGCATATTTTTCCATCTTGGAAGGAAAACGGGTACAGACTTCTTCCTTAATTTACGAGATCAATTGATGATTTGAAAATGAGATCTATCCGAAATATTTGTTGCTTGTCAAGTGACATGACGAAAGGTATACGTTTAGCATAAAGATCGACagataaattaagttttaaattagGATAAAAGAGAGTGTCTCACAATGACAAGTCTTGATCAAACATAAAGGAAAGATGAGACATAAAACTAGAGAACAGATATAAAGCTAAAAGGAAGGGACTTGAAGGAGGGGGAGGGAGGAAACATAGAAGAGGATCTGCTTGGAGGGACTAccagagagaatgagagaatcAAGAGTTTTGAGGCTACTTTTCTAGAGTTGTGTGATTGTAGAATGGAGAACTTGTATTCTACTATATTTATGGTGGATTTTACACCAAAAACTGGTGGATGTAACCTTGAGGAACCACATAAATACTTGCATCATTTACTTTTTAATCGAATCATATCATCAACATGATTATAATCTACCacatgagaaagaaagaaacatcaGATCATACTATTAAAGTCGAGAAATGCATCAACAACCGTAATTATATCATCaagtatttaatattgtttaaaaaatatatcttcacaaaaataaatattataaaattataatctttcAAACGATAATTCAAGGCGTCTAGTAGGTCAAAATCGAGTTCTAGAACACCCATAATTGCAATTTGCACCTTGCAACACATTGTAAGGGGATTGAGCCATATACTGGCTGCTACAGATACGTGACATGTCACATTTAATATTGGCTCGATCCACtgctaattttaaaataaaaagcagGCTATTCAAACTCCCATGATCGACATGGAAAAAGAACCATATCTTTTGATCTGATTTGTTTGGTCTCAAAACTTATTTCGTGTACCACGGCTATAATGCTCCCCACTATTTACAGTATCTTCTTCAAATTCGCATGACCGACATCTGAAAAGAACGCTATCTTTTGACTTATTTGGTCTCCAACTTTCTCATGTACCACACAAGGAAGAAAATGTTCAATAAGAAATGTGTGCGCTTCATGCACCAcgcacatcatttttttttttttggtaagaatTGTGTACGCTTCATGCACTACgatcatatcatttttttttaataaggatATTTActgatgtgatacgttaaattataaatctacttttattgtaaagttaatcttttctaaaaaaataaaaaataaaacctctgTGTTCTCTGAAAATGCTTGAACTCTTCAAGAACTtcctttgttatttttaataaacttcTTGGGCAAGTGAATCTCTTTTCAAACACATCATTCCTTCTAAGCCAAACTTTTCTAAATAGCACTGTCATCTCCTCAAACTGGTTCTTGTTCAATCTTTCCGTAAGCTTCTCCCACAAATGCATGAAGTCAGCATCTGTACTACTCCATTTCTAGACAATACTTTGAACATCTTCCCATATATCATTAGTTGTTGAGCATTTCCAAAGAACATGCATAACTGACTCCTATTCTGAATGACAGATTGGGCAACTttgatctttaaaattttttctcttGAACAGGTTCTGTTTTGTAGGTAGCAATTCATTTCCAGCCTTCCACATGAAAAGCTTTACCACACCTCGCACTTCAAGATCTCATATGTTTCTCCACCTTTTAtcttccttctcctcctttGAACATACAgctctac carries:
- the LOC109004574 gene encoding putative RING-H2 finger protein ATL21A, giving the protein MHILKVVTTTTTSFFFFFLLFFFSMPYLATSKELCLKSVCRRNEPKIHFPFRIKSRQPESCGYPGFDLFCNEAGQTLMKLPGLYSGEFMVEGIEYHKQEIWLNDPKSCLPKLILFHNLSAGSPFKGVNYQDFTFFNCSESFDLGVSRLTPIVCLSDSNYTVFATSSARVIEILSTTCKLFKTVSVPVQSPFDEQILSSDLSDDLRLTWDEPGCGKCESQGGQCGFKSNSSHNIVCSHIPQSGRLPRGARYAITIGVGVPASLCFLGLLSFLCGRVKSFVRRRDPIPELNPSVAPQSTLVLGLDGPTIESYPKIVLGESRRLPKPDDHTCPICLSEYRPKETLKPIPKCQHCFHAACIDEWLKLNATCPICRNPPPQPLPALISVDVS